A genomic segment from Malus domestica chromosome 05, GDT2T_hap1 encodes:
- the LOC139196446 gene encoding uncharacterized protein, with protein MSGPSDRRFDLNLVEEAAPPSPDNIWRPSFVSPTGPLTVGDSVMKNDMTAAVVARNLLTPKDNRLLSKRSDELSVKDSLALSVQCAGSVSNMAQRLFARTRQVESLAAEVMSLKQEIRGLKHENKQLHRLAHDYATNMKRKLDQMKESDGQVLLDHQRFVGLFQRHLLPSSSGAVPRNEAPNDQSLMPPPSRVLSSTEAPNDPPPVPSLSGALLTAETSPKQPL; from the coding sequence atgtctggcccctccgaccgtcgttttgacttgaaccttgttgaagaggcagccccgccttctccagacaacatatggcgcccatccttcgtctcccctactggtcctcttaccgttggggattccgtgatgaagaatgatatgaccgctgcggtagtggccaggaaccttctcactcccaaagataacagactactttccaaacggtctgatgagttgtctgttaaggattctctggctctcagtgttcagtgtgcaggttctgtgtctaatatggcccaacgcctatttgctcgaacccgccaagttgaatcattggcggctgaagtgatgagtctcaaacaggagattagagggctcaagcatgagaataaacagttgcaccggctcgcgcatgactatgctacaaacatgaagaggaagcttgaccagatgaaggaatctgatggtcaggttttacttgatcatcagagatttgtgggtttgttccaaaggcatttattgccttcgtcttctggggctgtaccgcgtaatgaggctccaaatgatcaatctctgatgcctcctccttctagggttttgtccagtactgaggctccgaatgatccccctccggtgccttctctttctggggctctactgactgctgagacttctcctaagcaacctttgtga